One Myxococcus guangdongensis DNA segment encodes these proteins:
- a CDS encoding TonB-dependent receptor plug domain-containing protein has protein sequence MHSIVCGDPLPGAVRAHVKRRGLRAFFTVSAVLCALAVAHPAVAQAQETNAASESQPKVKRKKRVANGTKPAATTTKTPATKPPRAAVKKPPKTRKPPRGTEATDSDIPVLGGGLEDDPSTATESVTAEPPVPVTPAPTVESHPPAPLPAAPVASPGAQPGPSIADPLISSPASTPGHGAVLPATKSPPAAPVATDNVPISAPFAEPTLDRAMPPPSGLAGLDPLGGADPLEESVNRVLSEAVVTTAGKRNQRIADVPLTVSWIPAEELEGTGQFTLCEAIQYFPGMECRRGSMRKAAVSARGLGSNYLSNRLLLLKDGRPLTDPWTGQFYADETTPLVNLKQVEVIRGPGSSLYGSNAFSGVINIIERQPADLIAPGRNVGAEARVLAGQDQTWRLHGNVAGRGGPVEALLGYYGFGSDGAQLFNDPTTGLVDTNQDSMVHQVNGKVRVGPLALDADFTDATIGRPGGSHTQISTVGNCGRCHYTPNDEESVQNLNASAQVDQQVTDSLRLFGQVYGFFKRRDVVLENAFGGDPTRALGKRRRLGGEARALYSAGPVSVTFGGDVKFDQVNVPNVLPELTMDDTKQTIIGGFVDAEYRPLERVVVSAGARYDRYQIPERVWRERTDQISPRASIVFHAVPELLTLRTNYGRAFRAPTLAELAINQQMYASTLVGNAGLRAETLDTFEASVDFWPFDRRVRLTGTGFYNVAKNFINQQLVFGSVSQFRNMGDARIAGAELEAAAQIPAINSSFDVAYQFLDAKSVPFDDGPRTPLDYAPTHRIYARGRTNIGKVAFVELYALFVGSRFDPGFQVDEATGLPSSRVELPSYLTASARVGFNVYDGISVSFLGSNLFNAAYEESHGFPVAPQSFFSEVKVRY, from the coding sequence GGTGTCAGCCGTCCTCTGCGCGCTGGCCGTGGCCCACCCGGCGGTGGCCCAGGCGCAAGAGACCAACGCGGCCTCCGAGTCGCAGCCCAAGGTGAAGCGCAAGAAGCGCGTGGCGAACGGGACGAAGCCCGCGGCCACGACGACGAAGACGCCCGCCACCAAGCCCCCGCGCGCGGCGGTGAAGAAGCCGCCCAAGACGCGCAAGCCTCCTCGCGGCACGGAGGCCACGGACTCGGACATCCCCGTGCTGGGCGGTGGCCTGGAGGACGACCCTTCCACCGCGACGGAGTCCGTGACGGCCGAGCCCCCCGTGCCCGTCACCCCCGCGCCCACGGTGGAGTCGCATCCCCCCGCGCCGCTGCCCGCCGCCCCCGTGGCGAGCCCTGGCGCCCAGCCCGGCCCCAGCATCGCGGATCCGCTCATCTCGTCGCCCGCCTCCACCCCGGGCCACGGCGCCGTGCTGCCCGCGACGAAGAGCCCGCCCGCCGCGCCCGTCGCCACCGACAACGTCCCCATCAGCGCGCCCTTCGCCGAGCCCACCCTGGACCGGGCCATGCCGCCCCCGTCGGGCCTGGCCGGGTTGGATCCGCTGGGCGGCGCGGACCCGCTGGAGGAGTCCGTCAACCGCGTGCTCAGCGAGGCGGTGGTGACCACGGCCGGCAAGCGCAACCAGCGCATCGCGGACGTGCCGCTGACGGTGTCGTGGATTCCGGCCGAGGAGCTCGAGGGCACCGGCCAGTTCACGCTGTGCGAGGCCATCCAGTACTTCCCCGGCATGGAGTGCCGCCGGGGCTCCATGCGCAAGGCGGCGGTGAGCGCGCGCGGCCTGGGCTCCAACTACCTGTCCAACCGCCTCCTGCTCCTGAAGGACGGCCGGCCGCTGACGGACCCGTGGACGGGCCAGTTCTACGCGGACGAGACGACGCCCCTGGTCAACCTCAAGCAGGTGGAGGTCATCCGGGGCCCGGGCTCGTCGCTGTACGGCTCCAACGCCTTCAGCGGCGTCATCAACATCATCGAGCGGCAGCCCGCGGACCTCATCGCCCCGGGTCGCAACGTGGGCGCGGAGGCGCGCGTGCTCGCGGGCCAGGACCAGACGTGGCGGCTGCACGGCAACGTGGCCGGCCGCGGCGGGCCGGTGGAGGCGCTGCTCGGCTACTACGGCTTCGGCTCGGACGGGGCCCAGCTCTTCAATGACCCCACCACGGGCCTGGTGGACACCAACCAGGACTCGATGGTGCACCAGGTCAACGGCAAGGTGCGCGTGGGGCCGCTGGCGCTGGACGCAGACTTCACGGACGCGACCATCGGCCGCCCGGGTGGCTCGCACACCCAGATTTCGACGGTGGGCAACTGCGGCCGCTGCCACTACACGCCGAATGACGAGGAGTCCGTCCAGAACCTCAACGCCTCCGCCCAGGTGGACCAGCAGGTGACGGACAGCCTGCGCCTGTTCGGTCAGGTGTACGGCTTCTTCAAGCGCCGCGACGTGGTGCTGGAGAACGCCTTCGGTGGCGACCCCACGCGCGCGCTGGGCAAGCGTCGGCGGCTGGGCGGCGAGGCGCGCGCGCTGTACTCGGCGGGCCCGGTGTCCGTGACGTTCGGAGGCGACGTGAAGTTCGACCAGGTCAACGTGCCCAACGTGCTGCCCGAGCTCACGATGGACGACACGAAGCAGACCATCATCGGTGGCTTCGTGGACGCGGAGTACCGCCCGCTGGAGCGCGTGGTGGTGAGCGCGGGCGCCCGCTATGACCGCTACCAGATTCCGGAGCGCGTCTGGCGCGAGCGCACGGACCAGATTTCGCCGCGCGCCAGCATCGTCTTCCACGCGGTGCCGGAGCTGCTCACGCTGCGCACCAACTACGGCCGCGCCTTCCGCGCGCCCACGCTGGCGGAGCTGGCCATCAACCAGCAGATGTACGCCTCCACGCTGGTGGGCAACGCGGGCCTGCGGGCGGAGACGCTCGACACCTTCGAGGCCTCGGTGGACTTCTGGCCCTTCGACCGGCGGGTGCGCCTGACGGGGACGGGCTTCTACAACGTGGCCAAGAACTTCATCAATCAGCAGCTGGTGTTCGGCTCGGTGTCGCAGTTCCGGAACATGGGTGACGCGCGCATCGCCGGCGCGGAGCTGGAGGCGGCCGCGCAGATTCCGGCCATCAACTCGTCCTTCGACGTGGCCTACCAGTTCCTCGACGCCAAGAGCGTGCCCTTCGACGACGGGCCCCGCACGCCGCTGGACTACGCGCCCACCCACCGCATCTACGCGCGCGGCCGCACCAACATCGGCAAGGTGGCCTTCGTGGAGCTGTACGCCCTCTTCGTGGGCTCGCGCTTCGACCCGGGCTTCCAGGTGGACGAGGCCACGGGCCTGCCCAGCTCCCGCGTGGAGCTGCCCAGCTACCTCACCGCCAGCGCGCGGGTGGGCTTCAACGTCTACG